Proteins encoded within one genomic window of Brassica rapa cultivar Chiifu-401-42 chromosome A09, CAAS_Brap_v3.01, whole genome shotgun sequence:
- the LOC103840392 gene encoding DNA-damage-repair/toleration protein DRT111, chloroplastic: MLGGLYGDLPPPSDDDKPSGNSSSVWSSSTKMAPPTLRKPPAFAPTQTILRPQNKPKPIPSQYKLPPPPSSSSSQSMLTAAPSQPALVGLTSSVIEEYDPARPNDYEEYRREKKRKAVEAEMKRELDKRRHEEDEKRERELREKERERDRDQPPPPPPLNISGEEAWKRRAAMSGGGGKRRSSSPPAETSGQMTAAERMMAKMGWKQGQGLGKSEQGITTPLMAKKTDRRAGVIVNASENKVKSVNISGEPTRVLLLTNMVGPGEVDDELEEEVGSECGKYGTVTRVLIFEITEANFPTHEAVRIFVQFSRSEETTKALVDLDGRFFGGRTVRATFYDEVKFSKNELAPVPGEIPGY, from the exons ATGCTAGGTGGATTGTACGGAGATCTACCTCCGCCGTCAGATGATGACAAACCGAGCGGAAACTCCTCCTCCGTCTGGTCCAGCAGTACGAAGATGGCTCCACCGACACTCCGCAAACCACCAGCTTTTGCTCCGACGCAAACAATCCTCAGACCTCAAAACAAGCCCAAGCCTATCCCCTCCCAGTACaaacttcctcctcctccttcttcttcctcctcccaGTCGATGCTTACCGCGGCACCATCGCAACCGGCATTGGTTGGTCTGACCTCATCGGTGATTGAAGAGTACGATCCAGCTAGACCCAACGACTACGAGGAATACCGGAGGGAGAAGAAGCGGAAAGCCGTGGAAGCTGAGATGAAGCGGGAGCTGGACAAGAGGCGACACGAGGAAGACGAGAAGCGAGAAAGAGAGCTGAGggagaaggagagagaaagagatcgcgatcagcctcctcctcctcctccgctgAATATCTCTGGGGAGGAAGCGTGGAAGAGACGCGCCGCCATGAGTGGTGGCGGGGGGAAGCGAAGATCATCTTCTCCTCCGGCGGAGACGAGTGGGCAGATGACGGCAGCGGAGAGGATGATGGCGAAGATGGGATGGAAGCAAGGACAAGGGCTTGGGAAGTCAGAGCAAGGGATCACCACGCCCTTGATGGCTAAGAAGACTGACCGTAGAGCTGGCGTCATTGTGAATGCTAGTGAGAACAAGGTCAAGAGTGTTAATATCAGTGGAGAACCAACCAGAGTCTTGCTTCTTACAAACAtg GTTGGACCAGGAGAAGTAGATGATGAGCTAGAAGAGGAGGTGGGATCAGAGTGTGGCAAATACGGAACAGTGACTCGTGTACTGATATTCGAGATCACTGAAGCCAACTTCCCTACACACGAAGCAGTAAGAATCTTTGTTCAGTTTTCAAGATCCGAGGAAACAACTAAAGCCCTTGTGGACCTGGATGGGAGATTCTTTGGAGGCAGGACCGTGCGTGCAACTTTCTACGATGAAGTGAAATTCAGCAAGAACGAGTTGGCTCCAGTACCAGGTGAAATCCCTGGCTATTAA
- the LOC103840394 gene encoding serine/threonine-protein phosphatase 6 regulatory subunit 3: MFWRMAGLSTASAVEAILDKDHFTLEELLDEDEIIQECKALNGRLLNFLRERVQVEQLVRYIIEEPLEDGEQKRAFKFPFIACEIFTCEIDMILKTLVEDEELMLLLFSFLEAKETHNSLLAGYFSKVVICLLVRKTIPFMQFIKDHQEILNQLVDLIGITSIMEVLKRLIGTDEHLYSNYTSAMQWVEDTDVLEMIVDKFGSSDSPEVHANAAEILCTVARYAPPGLATKLSSPSCTGRLLKHTLEDSRPKSVLVNSLSVCISLLDPKRFTLGTYHMYGRQLAHESLVTNPETVEGMLGSLGDLLMLLNVSSAEGVLLTTYGKLQPPLGKHRLKIVEFISVLLTVGSEAAEKEVIRLGVVKRVLDLFFEYPYNNFLHHHVENVILSCLESKNSQLLDHLLSECNLIGNILEAEKNSILSDADSDKLHPTVPAEGRKPLRIGSIGHLTRISNKLLQLANSNEEIHSHLQENSNWVDWQTDVLLKRNTLENVYSWACGRPTSLLDRNRDSDDDDYHDRDYDVAALANNLSQAFKYGIYSNDDMDEAQGSMERDDEDVYFDDESAEVVISSLRLGDDQESGSLFTNSNWLAFDDEKAAKERSVSSIASPSAGGDKDGDDDVVIGEADEFSETTASSAAVDMETEDSASKNPSENPSELEAEKSPAWVEWRETSESTAPSSKPDEDTILPSGVVQTEKEDTGDDTDKKSAEENPPTSACGDETTESSSDAASCEAEIAEKLTESSCDASKQAAESHENAQSSEPAIPRETEKSQEAEVDDAKETKEAVKEPEKVV, encoded by the exons ATGTTCTGGCGAATGGCGGGATTGTCCACGGCTTCTGCC GTTGAAGCAATTTTGGACAAAGATCATTTCACATTAGAGGAACTTCTTGACGAGGATGAAATTATTCAAGAATGCAAAGCCCTCAATGGACGACTCTTAAACTT CTTGAGAGAAAGAGTGCAAGTGGAACAACTGGTTAGGTACATAATAGAGGAGCCTCTCGAAGATGGGGAACAGAAGCGAGCATTCAA GTTTCCTTTTATTGCCTGTGAAATTTTCACATGTGAGATTGATATGATACTGAAAACACTTGTTGAGGATGAAGAG TTGATGTTATTGCTGTTTTCATTTCTGGAAGCCAAAGAAACCCATAACTCATTGCTTGCCGGATACTTCAGCAAG GTTGTCATTTGTCTGCTAGTGCGAAAGACGATCCCTTTCATGCAATTCATAAAA GATCATCAAGAAATACTGAACCAGCTTGTTGATTTGATTGGTATAACATCTATAATGGAG GTTTTAAAACGCCTGATCGGTACTGATGAACACCTATATTCAAACTACACAAGTGCAATGCAATGGGTGGAAGATACGGATGTTTTAGAGATGATTGTAGACAAGTTCGGCTCCTCG GATTCTCCCGAGGTACATGCCAATGCAGCTGAAATCCTTTGTACTGTAGCAAGATACGCACCCCCTGGGCTTGCAACAAAACTTTCCAGCCCCAG TTGCACTGGAAGGTTGTTGAAACATACTTTAGAAGATTCACGGCCTAAGTCTGTTCTGGTTAATTCATTATCTGTATGCATCTCTCTGCTGGATCCTAAGAGGTTTACATTGGGGACTTATCATATGTATGGTCGTCAACTAGCCCATGAAAGCCTGGTAACTAATCCCGAGACAGTGGAGGGAATGCTTGGAAGCCTAG GTGATTTACTCATGCTTTTGAATGTATCATCTGCTGAGGGTGTTCTGTTAACAACCTATGGCAAGTTGCAACCACCTCTTGGAAAACACAGACTAAAG ATTGTAGAGTTTATTTCAGTCTTACTTACAGTCGGTAGTGAAGCAGCGGAGAAGGAAGTAATTCGACTTGGAGTGGTGAAAAGAGTGTTGGACTTGTTCTTCGA GTACCCCTACAACAATTTTTTACATCACCATGTGGAGAATGTAATTCTCTCATGTTTGGAGAGCAAAAACTCTCAACTTCTTGACCATCTTCTCAGCGAGTGCAATCTTATTGGGAATATACTAGAGGCGGAAAAAAACTCCATATTAAGTGATGCTGATTCTGATAAG CTTCATCCTACAGTCCCCGCAGAGGGTAGAAAGCCACTAAGGATTGGAAGCATTGGTCATTTGACTCGTATCTCGAATAAACTTCTCCAGCTAGCTAATAGCAATGAAGAAATTCACTCACACTTGCAG GAAAATAGCAATTGGGTGGACTGGCAGACGGATGTCCTGTTAAAGCGTAATACGTTGGAAAATGTTTACTCTTGGGCCTGCgg GAGGCCAACTTCACTCCTTGATCGTAATAGAGATAGCGATGATGATGATTACCACGATAGAGACTATGATGTGGCAGCCCTAGCAAATAACTTAAGCCAGGCCTTTAAATATGGAATTTACAGCAACGATGACATGGATGAG GCCCAAGGCTCTATGGAACGGGATGATGAG GATGTCTACTTTGATGATGAATCTGCAGAAGTCGTCATATCTTCCTTGCGCCTTGGAGATGATCAGGAGAG CGGTTCCCTCTTCACAAATTCAAACTGGTTAGCTTTCGATGATGAAAAAGCTGCGAAGGAGCGCTCAGTGAGCTCAATCGCTTCCCCTTCAGCCGGTGGTGATaaggatggtgatgatgatgtcgTCATAGGTGAAGCCGATGAATTCAGCGAGACTACAGCCTCTTCCGCGGCTGTTGATATGGAAACAGAAGACTCTGCATCGAAGAATCCTTCAGAAAACCCGAGTGAACTAGAAGCTGAAAAATCACCTGCTTGGGTTGAATGGAGAGAGACCTCCGAGTCCACTGCGCCTTCTTCAAAACCGGATGAAGACACCATATTGCCCAGTGGTGTGGTTCAAACCGAGAAAGAGGATACTGGTGATGATACGGATAAGAAAAGTGCGGAGGAGAATCCACCAACAAGTGCATGTGGCGATGAAACCACAGAGAGCTCATCAGATGCAGCAAGTTGTGAGGCTGAAATAGCGGAGAAGTTGACAGAATCAAGTTGTGATGCATCAAAACAAGCAGCTGAATCGCATGAGAATGCTCAAAGTTCTGAACCTGCAATCCCGCGGGAGACAGAGAAGAGCCAGGAAGCAGAAGTAGATGATGCCAAAGAAACTAAAGAAGCTGTAAAGGAGCCAGAGAAGGTAGTGTGA
- the LOC103840390 gene encoding homeobox-leucine zipper protein ATHB-9, with protein sequence MMAHSMDDRDSPEKGFDSGKYVRYTPEQVEALERVYAECPKPSSLRRQQLIRECPILCNIEPRQIKVWFQNRRCREKQRKESARLQTVNRKLSAMNKLLMEENDRLQKQVSHLVYENGFMKHRINTATGTTTDNGCESVVVSGQQRQQQNPTHQHPQRDANNPAGLLSIAEETLAEFLCKATGTAVDWVQMIGMKPGPDSIGIVAVSRNCSGIAARACGLVSLEPMKVAEILKDRPSWFRDCRSVETLSVIPTGNGGTIELINTQIYAPTTLAAARDFWTLRYSTSLEDGSYVVCEKSLTAATGGPNGPLSSSFVRAKMLSSGFLIRPCDGGGSIIHIVDHVDLDVSSVPEVLRPLYESSKILAQKMTVAALRHVRQIAQETSGEVQFSGGRQPAVLRTFSQRLCRGFNDAVNGFADDGWSPMSSDGGEDITIMINSSSSKFAGSQYGNSFLPSFGSGVLCAKASMLLQNVPPLVLIRFLREHRAEWADYGVDAYCAASLRATPFAVPCVRTGGFPSNQVILPLAQTLEHEEFLEVVRLGGHAYSPEDMGLSRDMYLLQLCSGVDENVVGGCAQLVFAPIDESFADDAPLLPSGFRVIPLDHKTSPSDHLSVNRTRDLASSLDGSTKTDAETNSRLVLTIAFQFTFDNHSRDNVATMARQYVRNVVGSIQRVALAITPRPGSMQFPTSPEALTLARWISRSYNLHTGANMFGADTQGCDGDTLLKQLWNHSDAILCCSLKTNASPVFTFANQAGLDMLETTLVALQDIMLDKTLDDSGRKALCSEFAKIMQQGYANLPAGICVSSMGRPVSYEQATVWKVLDDSESNHCLAFILVNWSFV encoded by the exons ATGATGGCTCACTCCATGGACGATAGAGACTCTCCTGAGAAAGGATTTGACTCCGGCAAGTACGTGAGATACACGCCTGAGCAAGTCGAAGCTCTCGAGAGAGTTTACGCCGAGTGCCCTAAACCTAGCTCTCTCCGTAGACAGCAACTCATTCGAGAATGCCCCATTCTCTGCAACATCGAGCCTCGACAGATCAAAGTCTGGTTCCAGAATCGCAG ATGTCGAGAGAAGCAGAGGAAAGAATCTGCTCGGCTTCAGACAGTGAACAGAAAGCTGAGTGCTATGAACAAGCTTTTGATGGAGGAGAATGACCGTTTGCAGAAGCAAGTCTCCCACTTGGTTTACGAGAATGGGTTCATGAAACACCGAATCAACACT GCAACTGGGACGACCACAGACAACGGCTGTGAATCTGTGGTCGTGAGTGGTCAGCAACGTCAGCAGCAAAACCCAACACATCAGCATCCTCAACGTGATGCTAACAACCCAGCTGG TCTTCTCTCGATTGCGGAGGAGACCTTGGCGGAGTTCCTTTGCAAGGCTACAGGAACTGCTGTCGACTGGGTTCAGATGATTGGGATGAAG CCTGGTCCGGATTCGATTGGCATCGTCGCTGTTTCACGCAACTGCAGTGGAATAGCAGCACGTGCCTGTGGCCTCGTGAGTTTAGAACCCATGAAG GTTGCTGAAATCCTCAAAGATCGTCCATCTTGGTTCCGTGACTGTCGAAGTGTTGAGACTCTGAGTGTTATACCCACTGGAAATGGTGGTACTATCGAGCTCATCAACACTCAG ATTTATGCTCCCACAACACTAGCAGCAGCTCGTGACTTTTGGACCCTGAGATACAGTACTAGTCTAGAAGATGGAAGCTATGTG GTTTGTGAGAAGTCACTCACTGCTGCAACTGGTGGCCCCAATGGTCCACTTTCTTCGAGCTTTGTGAGAGCTAAAATGCTTTCAAGCGGGTTTCTCATCCGTCCTTGTGACGGTGGTGGTTCCATCATCCACATTGTTGATCATGTTGATTTGGAT GTTTCAAGTGTTCCTGAAGTCCTGAGGCCTCTCTATGAGTCTTCTAAAATTCTCGCTCAGAAAATGACAGTTGCT GCTTTGAGACATGTGAGGCAAATTGCTCAAGAGACTAGTGGAGAAGTTCAGTTCAGTGGTGGACGCCAGCCTGCAGTCTTAAGAACTTTTAGCCAAAGACTCTGCCG GGGTTTCAATGATGCTGTGAATGGTTTTGCGGATGATGGATGGTCTCCAATGAGTAGTGATGGAGGAGAGGATATTACTATAATGATCAACTCTTCCTCTTCTAAATTCGCTGGCTCTCAGTACGGAAACTCTTTTCTTCCGAGCTTTGGAAGCGGTGTCCTCTGCGCCAAAGCTTCTATGCTGTTGCAG AATGTGCCACCTCTTGTACTGATTCGGTTCTTGAGAGAACACCGAGCTGAGTGGGCAGACTATGGCGTTGATGCTTACTGTGCTGCATCTCTCAGAGCAACTCCATTCGCTGTTCCATGCGTTAGAACCGGTGGGTTCCCAAGTAACCAAGTCATCCTTCCTCTCGCACAGACACTCGAACATGAAGAG TTTCTGGAAGTGGTCAGACTCGGAGGTCATGCTTACTCACCCGAAGACATGGGCTTATCTCGGGATATGTACTTACTGCAGCTTTGCAGCGGTGTTGATGAGAATGTGGTTGGAGGTTGTGCACAGCTAGTCTTTGCACCTATTGATGAATCCTTTGCTGACGATGCACCTTTGCTTCCTTCTGGCTTCCGTGTCATTCCCCTTGACCATAAAACTTCTCCG AGTGATCATCTATCTGTGAATCGAACAAGGGATCTAGCATCATCTCTAGATGGTTCCACCAAAACCGATGCAGAAACAAACTCAAGATTGGTCTTAACCATAGCCTTCCAGTTCACATTTGATAACCATTCAAGAGACAACGTTGCTACAATGGCGAGGCAGTACGTGAGGAATGTTGTTGGTTCGATTCAGAGAGTTGCTTTAGCAATTACGCCACGTCCTGGCTCGATGCAGTTTCCCACTTCCCCTGAAGCTCTCACTCTGGCCCGTTGGATCTCCCGCAGTTACAA CCTTCATACGGGAGCAAACATGTTCGGAGCTGATACTCAAGGTTGTGATGGAGACACATTGCTTAAGCAACTCTGGAACCATTCTGATGCCATCTTGTGCTGCTCCCTCAAAACTAAT GCCTCACCGGTATTTACATTTGCGAACCAAGCCGGTTTAGACATGCTTGAAACAACACTGGTGGCACTTCAGGACATAATGCTGGACAAGACTCTAGATGACTCTGGTCGTAAAGCTCTTTGTTCTGAGTTCGCTAAGATCATGCAGCAg GGATATGCTAATCTTCCGGCGGGAATATGTGTGTCGAGCATGGGGAGACCAGTTTCGTATGAGCAAGCGACGGTGTGGAAAGTTCTCGACGACAGTGAGTCGAATCACTGCTTGGCTTTCATCCTGGTGAACTGGTCCTTCGTGTGA
- the LOC103840393 gene encoding uncharacterized protein LOC103840393: MSYNISFRVFFSFSFFSSSFLSMANTNQPVRACVIKVDLKCCSGCLNRAKTKLQSLPGVTAAEYNFKKGLMTVTGDVDPMTLVHKLTKPNRKTELVSVSYMHDDDDEEEDDEDEDEDEDDTSSSDDTSSNPDPRPMERAPQVPTIKKKEGMVRKYLLLGCLRSKPKVVQPFPLAKQIFGSTRFGNGGSDHGGGGGYGNARRPPAPFHGPMNLQQQYHMMMQPRLPPPQFQMNGAPPMHMIQSGPPQNIPYHWQIDPQYKAMFPQPQPQPLKPDPKMLVNNAIHYSNK; encoded by the exons ATGTCTTACAATATAAGTTTTAGggttttcttctccttctccttcttttCATCAAGCTTCCTTTCAATGGCTAACACAAACCAACCCGTCCGG GCTTGCGTAATAAAAGTGGATTTAAAGTGTTGTTCCGGTTGCCTAAACAGAGCAAAAACAAAGCTACAGAGTCTCCCCG GCGTGACCGCAGCGGAGTATAACTTTAAAAAAGGGCTCATGACAGTCACAGGCGACGTCGACCCTATGACTCTCGTTCATAAACTTACAAAACCGAACAGAAAAACAGAGCTTGTGTCTGTAAGTTACAtgcatgatgatgatgatgaagaagaagatgatgaggatgaggatgaggatgaagacgacacttcttcttctgatgACACTAGTTCAAATCCTGATCCTAGACCCATGGAACGTGCACCCCAAGTGCCCACtataaagaagaaagaagggATGGTGAGAAAGTATCTTCTGTTAGGGTGTTTACGCAGCAAACCAAAGGTTGTTCAGCCTTTCCCATTGGCAAAGCAAATTTTCGGCTCAACAAGGTTTGGGAATGGTGGTTCTGATCatggcggcggcggcggctaTGGCAATGCTAGGCGACCTCCAGCTCCGTTTCATGGACCAATGAATCTACAACAACAATATCATATGATGATGCAACCACGACTACCTCCACCACAATTTCAGATGAATGGAGCACCGCCAATGCATATGATCCAGTCAGGTCCACCACAAAATATACCATATCATTGGCAAATAGATCCACAATACAAAGCTATGTTCCCACAGCCACAGCCACAGCCACTGAAACCTGATCCGAAAATGTTGGTCAACAATGCTATACATTACTCCAACAAGTGA